GGCTTCGGAATTCCTGCTGGGCGCAACCGGACGGTCGATATAGTCAGCCACGAGCTGCATCAGGAATCTGTTTCGGCTCGGCCCGCCATCGACGAAGACACGCCCGACACCCTTCGCCGCCGAGGCGACGAGGGAGAGGATGTCATTGACCTGGAACGCCATGCTTTCCGCAGCGGCTCGGGCCAAGTGACCGGGCCCGGAATTGAAGGAAAGCCCGCAAACCAGACCGCGCGCATCAGCATTCCAGTGCGGAGATCCCAGACCGACATGCGCGGGCACCAGCGAGACGCCCTGTGCATCTTCCACGCTTTGCGCGAGATCGAGCAGGGCATCAACATTTCCAAGCCCCAGCATTTCCGCCGCCCAGGGAAGAATAGACGCGCTAACGAGGATGTTGCCTTCGAAAGCGAAGGTGGAACGACCACCCAACGACCATGCGATCGTGGTCGTGATGCCTGCTGGCGGCAGGGTGAATTCCGGCATCGTGGTCATGATCGACGACCCCGTGCCGAATGTGATCTTGCCGTCGCCCGCGCCGAAAGCTCCGTGACCAAAGAGCGCCGCATGCGAATCCCCGATCGCGGAAGCGACCGGAATGCCATCAGGCAAGCCCCCGACACCTGCTGTCTTTCCGAAGACATGCGCGGAATCGCGTACTTGCGGCAGCATCTCGACAGGCACGCCGAAGAGATCGCACAGATCTTGATCCCAGTGCCCTTCGGCGAGGTTGAACAACTGGGTGCGCGCGGCGTTCGACCGGTCGGTCTCGTGGACAACGCAGCCGGTGAGTTTCCAGATCAGCCAGCTGTCGACCGTACCGATACAAATGTCGCCGCCGGCCCCCGCACAATTCCCGAGCAGCCAGGCCGCCTTCGTCGCGGGGAAAAGCGGATCGAGCGGCAAGCCAGTGCGCGCGATGACATCGGGTTCATGCCCGGCCTGCCTGAGAGCGTCGCAGACTGCAGATGTGCGGCGGCATTGCCAGGTCACGACCGGCCCCAACGGGGCGCCAGTCGCGCGGTCCCAGATCAGTATCGACTCTCGCTGGTTCGATATTCCCAGCGCGACAATCTCGACCTCGGGCACCGATTTCAGGCAACCGGCAATGGCCGCCCTCGTAGCCATCCAGATCTCGCTTGCATCCTGCTCGACCCAGCCCGATCGCGGATGCCGGATCGGTACGGGCGCAGAGCTGGCGGCAACGATCTCGCCGGAGGCGGACACGAGCACGGCCTTGGAATTGGTCGTCCCCTCATCGATCGCCAGCACGGCCGCACGCGGCATCGCCTATCCTTTCCGGTCCAGGAGCCGTATTGCGCCTTCAACAATACCATCGGGCGACATGCCGAATTCGTCCAGCAGGAAATTGGCCGATCCGGTGGGAGCGAATATCCCCGGCACCCCCAGCATCTTCATCGGAACGGGATGTGTCTCGACCACGACCTCGGCGACCGCGCTGCCTAGCCCGCCAAAGACTGTATGCTCCTCGCAGGTAATTATGGCACCGGTTTGCACTGCAGCTGCCCTGATCGCATCAACATCGGCGGGCCGGACGGTTGCCATGTTTAGAACACGTGCCTGTATTCCACGGCCCTCCAGGATTTCGGCGGCCTGCAATGCTCGATGGGTGAGTACGCCGTTGGCAATGATCGTCAGGTCGGTGCCCTCATGCAGAACATTTGCCTTCCCCACCTCGAATGCATGATCCTCGGGAAAGACATCCGGTACGCCGACCCGGCTCAGCCGCAGAAAACAGGGGCCATCATGCTGCGCGGCCCATTTCACCGCGGCTGCGGTTTCGATGCGGTCCGCCGGCGCGATTACCGGGATGTTCGGCAAGGCGCGTATCCAGGCGAAATCTTCAATGGAATGGTGGGTGGGACCAAGTTCGCCGTAGGCCATGCCCGAGCTGATCCCGACCAACTTCACATTTGCCAGGGAATAGGCGACATCGGCCTTGATCTGCTCGAGGGCGCGCCCCGTGAGAAACGGCGAAGCCCCGCAAACAAACGGCACCTTGCCCCCATTGGCCATGCCGGCACCAACACCGACCATGTTCTGCTCGGCAATTCCCACATTGATCAGCCGTTCGGGAAACTTCTCCCGGAACCCGCCAAGTTTCGACGACCCCACCGAGTCGTTGCAGACAGCAACGATATCCCTGTTCGCGCGCCCCAGTTCTTCAAGCGTTTGGGCGAAAGCATCGCGGCAGTCGTGAAGCTCAGATGCATCGAAAAGAGCACTCATTGGACCGCACCTTCGAGTTCGGCCATGGCCAGCTTGTACTGTTCCGCGTTCGGCACCTTGTGATGCCAGGCGACATTATCGGACATGAACGATATGCCCTGCCCCTTGTTGGTGTGGGCTACCACGCATTTCGGCCTTCCGGCGGTCACCGCGTCACGCGACAATGCCCGGCATATCTGCTCCATGTCATGACCGTCGACTTCCTCTACGGCCCAGCCGAACGCCGCGAGCTTGGGAGGCAGGGGGGCGATTTCGTTCGTGTCGGCCAGGCGAGCGCCCTGCTGCAGCCTGTTGTGGTCGATGATCAAGGTGAGATTATCCAATCCAAACTGGGAAGCAGCCATGATCGCCTCCCAATTGGAACCTTCCTGCATTTCGCCGTCCCCGGTAACGACGAAGGTCCGCCAGCCGTCTCCGTTCAGCCTTGCCGCCTTGGCCATACCGACGCCGACCGGCAGCCCATGCCCGAGCGGACCCGTGTTCGTCTCGACGCCGGGCACCTTGACCCGGTTCGGATGGCCGTTCAAACGGGAATACGGCTTCAGAAATGTGGAAATCTCGTCCCTGGGAATGAAGCCACGCTCTGCCAGCACAATGTAGAGTGCGAGCGCCGTGTGCCCCTTGCTGAGGACCAACCGATCCCGCTTCGGATCCAACGGCTCCTCCGGATTCACGGACATCGTGTGGAAATAGAGGACGGTCAGGATGTCGATCACCGACATTTCTCCGCCGATGTGGCCCGCTCCCGCCTCGTAGACAGCCTGGAGATCACGCCGCCTGACGCCGTTTGCAATCCTGCGGAGTTGTTCAATATCCATCATGTACCTCTGAATAAATATTCTATGCTAATTAGACATGCATTCACTGCCAATGTCAACAACCAGGAACCTGGCGCGTACCCACCCTCGACAGCGGATCGAGAAAGCGCTGAACGCAGCGATTTCACCGCAAGGAATGTATAGGCTTAACCGAATAAATATACATTTGATACGATACCATCGACGGCACGCAGGCTTGAAACAGCCTCAACACAAACCTCGCTGACGGCGCAATTTCGCCCCGGTTCTCGAAAGCGGCAGCTTCGGAAACCGCAAGAAGGGCGCGAGCACCATGCGTCCCATTGAAGCCATGGCGGGTGGCCTGTCTTTCAGCCGGAACAAGCGCTCCGCCTTGCTGCAGACAGCGCCTTCGCGGCGCCCCTCACGAAGGGCAGCACATCATCGACACAGCAGGCCCGGTCGAGGCAACGGGTCTCGCCGAGACCCTGCCGATTTCAGCCGACAGCATGAAGGCTTGCCCCCATCGGGGACCCGATTTTGGTCCAATAAATTGCAGATCGTCCCTGACGCCTCACGCATTTTATCTTTGGATATTCGTCGCCATCCCGCTGTTTTTATGCAATATTTCTGTGTTCTTCACATGAATCCAAGAACTTCAGCCAAATAGATTGACACAATCGTAAACCCGCCTTACCAGTATTGGTCCAACAAATGGGCTGGAACTGCCCGTTTGCCGAATTGGATCAGTGGGCGGAGAAGAGCGTGAACAAGTATGCAACCCGCCCAGACCTGTCTCGCATCAAGGACTCCGCCGTCGATATCGTCGTACGCCAGATCCGCGACCTGATTGCGGAAGAAGGGCTGAAGGTGGGAGACCGCCTGCCGACGGAACGCGAACTGTGTACCCGCTTCAATGCGGCCCGCAACACGGTACGCGAAGCAATGCGCATCCTGAAGGCTTACGGCATGGTCGAAGTACGTCCGAAGGTCGGCGCGACCATCGCCGACAACCGCATGTCCCGGGCCTTCGAACTGTTCTCCTTCAACACCATGGAAGTGTCGCGCAAGACCTTCACCGACATCCAGGCCTTCCGCGATCTCCTGGAGGTCGGCTCGGCGGAGGCGATACTCGAACGCTGCTCGGATCAGGACATCGAGGAATTGCGGAGCATCAACCTGCAACTGGCCGAAATCCATGATCTCGAAGAGGCCTCCGAGTTCGATTTCGCCTTCCATGTGCGATTGATCTCGATCCTCGACAACGCTGCGATCCTCGACGTCTACACCGTCATGAAGCCAGTCATTCTCCGGATCATGCTGAAGGGAAAGACCCGCCGGACATTCAAGACGGAAACCTACAACGAACATGAGGGCGTCCTCGAGGCGATGGCTGCGCGCGACCGGCTGGCATTCCAGTACAGGCTCCGCAACCACCTCATGAAGGGCTTCAGAAACTTCAGCGAAGAATTGGAAGCTTCGATCTGAGGGTGGGAGCGCCACGGGCGCTCCGGTCAACGCGGAATGAACGTGCCGACCATTCGGCCAATCCGTGAAATGCCGAATTCCAAGGGAGGAAATGCAATGAAATCACTGCTGAGATACACGACATCCGTCGCCGCGCTCGCTCTCGCCACACAAATGGCCGTGGCAGGTCCCGAAACAGTATCGGGGCCGGGAGCCGATCCGGAATGTTTCGCGCCGGTGTCCGAAGACACGCCCCACTTCAAGTGGGAAGCCCGCGAAGGGCCGTACAAGGTCGCGCTGGTAAACGGCTTCATCGCCAATGACTGGCGGGTGCAGATGATAGCGGTCGCCAAGGCTTATGCCCAGCAACCCGATGTCGCTGCCGAGCTCGAGGAGTTCAAGGTCGTCTCGGTAGGCGAGGATATCGCCGCCCAGATCGCCGCCGCCAACAACTTCATCGACCAGGGCTTCGACGCCATCATCATCAATGCCAACAACACCGCGGCCTTCGGCTCCGTGGTCCGCAAGGCCAATGCCGCCAATGTGGTGGTGCTGTCCTTCGACAACGTGATCGACGATCCGAACCAGATCGCCATCAATGTCGAC
This portion of the Oricola thermophila genome encodes:
- a CDS encoding FGGY family carbohydrate kinase, which gives rise to MPRAAVLAIDEGTTNSKAVLVSASGEIVAASSAPVPIRHPRSGWVEQDASEIWMATRAAIAGCLKSVPEVEIVALGISNQRESILIWDRATGAPLGPVVTWQCRRTSAVCDALRQAGHEPDVIARTGLPLDPLFPATKAAWLLGNCAGAGGDICIGTVDSWLIWKLTGCVVHETDRSNAARTQLFNLAEGHWDQDLCDLFGVPVEMLPQVRDSAHVFGKTAGVGGLPDGIPVASAIGDSHAALFGHGAFGAGDGKITFGTGSSIMTTMPEFTLPPAGITTTIAWSLGGRSTFAFEGNILVSASILPWAAEMLGLGNVDALLDLAQSVEDAQGVSLVPAHVGLGSPHWNADARGLVCGLSFNSGPGHLARAAAESMAFQVNDILSLVASAAKGVGRVFVDGGPSRNRFLMQLVADYIDRPVAPSRNSEASAMGAAYLAGLAVGFWSDIDVISGLVDHGAEILPSISREKREDGLAAWARAIARTTLEV
- a CDS encoding transketolase family protein — protein: MSALFDASELHDCRDAFAQTLEELGRANRDIVAVCNDSVGSSKLGGFREKFPERLINVGIAEQNMVGVGAGMANGGKVPFVCGASPFLTGRALEQIKADVAYSLANVKLVGISSGMAYGELGPTHHSIEDFAWIRALPNIPVIAPADRIETAAAVKWAAQHDGPCFLRLSRVGVPDVFPEDHAFEVGKANVLHEGTDLTIIANGVLTHRALQAAEILEGRGIQARVLNMATVRPADVDAIRAAAVQTGAIITCEEHTVFGGLGSAVAEVVVETHPVPMKMLGVPGIFAPTGSANFLLDEFGMSPDGIVEGAIRLLDRKG
- a CDS encoding transketolase — encoded protein: MDIEQLRRIANGVRRRDLQAVYEAGAGHIGGEMSVIDILTVLYFHTMSVNPEEPLDPKRDRLVLSKGHTALALYIVLAERGFIPRDEISTFLKPYSRLNGHPNRVKVPGVETNTGPLGHGLPVGVGMAKAARLNGDGWRTFVVTGDGEMQEGSNWEAIMAASQFGLDNLTLIIDHNRLQQGARLADTNEIAPLPPKLAAFGWAVEEVDGHDMEQICRALSRDAVTAGRPKCVVAHTNKGQGISFMSDNVAWHHKVPNAEQYKLAMAELEGAVQ
- a CDS encoding FadR/GntR family transcriptional regulator: MNKYATRPDLSRIKDSAVDIVVRQIRDLIAEEGLKVGDRLPTERELCTRFNAARNTVREAMRILKAYGMVEVRPKVGATIADNRMSRAFELFSFNTMEVSRKTFTDIQAFRDLLEVGSAEAILERCSDQDIEELRSINLQLAEIHDLEEASEFDFAFHVRLISILDNAAILDVYTVMKPVILRIMLKGKTRRTFKTETYNEHEGVLEAMAARDRLAFQYRLRNHLMKGFRNFSEELEASI